The DNA sequence CAGTACGAAGGGTTAGTCCATGTGATGGAGGATTAAAAGAAATagctaaaattataaaaaatgtcattttgtattttatatccATCTCCATTTGATagtattttgataattttacttCTACTTTGAAGGGAAAGAGATCACTAACTAATCCCTTGACCCTATGCCAATGTGAGGCCAATGAAAGCGCACACACAAGCATCGAACAACAGACGGATTAAGCTTTGATGGGTTAACAAGAAAACAATTGGTCTTTTGGATTAAGCTTTGTAGCTAAAGTTAGAAACAGACAGGTGGTAGCGTTATTCCTATTACTAAAGCTCCCTTAAATTTTGACAAATatgattcttttcttctcccacATCATGAGTCGATAATGATACTTGGCCACAGCTTTGTTCTTTTCAGAGGCATCTGATCTACCAATTTAATATTATCTTATCATGAGAATCCCATTGTAACTGAAGATGTTTATCCTTCTACCTTTTCTCGGGTGGATTCATCTCCCACTATGACCTCTTTGGGGACTGGGGAGAAGATAATAGAATTCTTAGGTTCCATGTGTTTCTTCTACTGCATTATGCATCTGTTGTTAAATATTCCATGCTTTCAGATGAGATATAGAAGGTGGAGGCAAAGAGGGGTGAGTTCCTGTAGGGTGAGACAGGGCAGTGACCCAAACCATTGCCATTACTCTGCTATACCAATTAATAGATTATGAATTTCCCGATTTACATGCTCTCTTTGCCTGCAAGTTCAtatggtttgaactttgaaggtGCCAGTGTTCTCCACTGGGCCACTGGTAAAGTTCTTGGAAGCTATACTCTAAGAACTGGATCATCACCTCTCTTTCAGCTCCAACACTTTTTAACACTAGACAACTGAACCTCAGACAttatagggaaaagaaaaaaaattatggttcCTGGCTTTGACAGTGTCCATTGTAGTACTTTATGGCCGTTTTCAGGACATTAGATATGGAACACCAGATTAAAAGCTGTTACTCATCTTTTTGGACTTCTCTCAGCTTgtaagggagagaaaaagaaaaggaatgattttatttttctggaaaTGGGAATTTTTGAATATTTCCCATTATCTTTGAAGTAGAGTACTTCAAAGTACTATTAAGCCTGTAAGTGCAGTGGTGCCACTGCTTTGTTGATGTGGAGGGTggatttttgagcttgctagtTGTCTTCTGCTTGTGAGGCTGCCGTCCCTGGGACTGACTGTCAGAAAGTTTTAGAAAATTCTCTATTTTAATAGAAGCAGCCTATAAATTGAGTATAAAATATTATGTGGTTCAGATCACTGTGAACCAAATCTGACTTTAGAACCTCATAAGATATGAAATAGGCACCATTGTTCAGATTTTGTTGGCTGCTTTTGCTTGCAGATTTAGTTGACGCCAAAAGGCTGAAAATCCTTGTTGCCATGTTGGGTTGCAGGATCACTTTGGCCATGCTTTGTTTCTTCTAGTTGCATGTTATGTTCCATCTTATCGTGTGGTTGTGTTCTTGCATGTTCATTGTTGCAGTTGAAGATAGCAAACATGAATGATTGATGATGGGGCGAAGTATCCTGATTGATTTGGCTGTGTCCAATCAGTTTATCCCTCTTCTGCTTTGAGGTTCAGTTCTTCCCTCTTCAAGAGAAGTATATATAAATGGATATAGTGTAGGTCTTCAGATAAAAAAGCTCTGTATTTCTGGTGATATTCTCATGGATTCCAACACTGAAGTTCCAGAGTCCTTCCCAAAGACTTCCTCTCACCCCTCCTTTTTTTACCATCCAACTAAGGAAGAGGATATTGTTGATTTGGACCTAAGCCTTGGAACTCGGCAACCTGAATCTCACAATCCACCAGAATGTTGTATGCTGCCATTTCCTTAATTACTTCCGGAGACTTAGCAtgtaactactttgaagttatCTTAGGACTGGAAACAAGTCCTCTGTAAAATTCATCTCAATTTGAATTCAGTACTATCAGTTTAATAGCAGTAGTAGTGGTAAAAGTAGATATAGTAGTGATGCTAGTTGCAGTGAGTGCTAACTAAAGTTTGTATTTGGATCAGTTACTCCAATGGACTACATCAACATGATGAGTTGGCCAGACCTAAGTTCATGTGCCAGAATCATGAACTTGGAACTTCCGATGACAACACCAGGAGGTTGTAACTATGAAATAGAGGGAGTGCAGAGCAAGGAAAGATGGGCTTACGTGAAGGTAAACATGGAGGGGGTGGTCGTTGGCAGGAAGGTTTGCATGCTTGACCATTGCAGTTACTCTAGTCTTGCACTTCAATTGGAAGACATGTTTGGTAGGTGTTTGGAATcccagaaaactttgtccttttTTTGGCTGTGTTTAGTATGCATTCTCAGAATAGATTCTGGgtttagaatgcattctgaaacacgattcttctctattttctatattCCGAGCATGCATACCAAACAGTCTTAGTTGAGTTGAATTATGGAATTGACATTTGATGGTCATTTTCAGGTGGCCACTGTGTATCAGGATTGCAATTGTTCAAGGCCGCGTCTGAATTTTTGGTTTTGTATAAGGACATAAACGAGAATTGGAGGACTGTAGGTGATGTTACCTGGAAGTAAGTTCTTCATGTTCATCAATTTCTTGTCTGTAGAAGTTGAATTTCATTTAGGTTATGATTTTCATTTGGTGCATTAGTTTCCTAACTGTTCTCACCATGGGAAGTGGGGGGATTGCCAGAATATTTCTTCATTTGAAAATTCTAACTCAAACCAGTTTAAGGTCACTAACTATGGTGTCACTGGCAGCCATGAGCTGGTTAGGGAGCTACTGGACATGGCTGCCAGCATTTTGACAATCTGGAAGCAGAATTCATAGTTGGGTTCTGACTAATGAACCAAACAGTCAAGAGGATCTAATTTTCCTAAATGACATGCATGGACATTATATTTAGAGGTATATTTAGCACATTATAAGGCTGAAACTATAGAGATATGACCACATGAATGTGGAGACTATGAATCAGTGAACCGTAGAACAGCATCAATCCAAAAACTCTTttggagagaaggaaagaaagagctTTTTCTTGTTAAATAACAGATGGGTTATAAATTCCTGTATTCAGCATTGTTCATTATGGTTATGATCAAGTGTTACTGATCTTGATTggtttatttctatttattttgctAGGGAATTTGTGAACTGCGTGAGGAGGCTAAGGATTGCACGAAAGGATGAAGCCATTTTCCCCTTCTCAGCTTCTTTACTTTCCTAACTATATGTTCTTAGCTTTTCTCTCCATGAAGAAGCCAAGAAGTGCAGGAATAGGAAGAAGCTCAAGTAAATTTATGTTAAGATGCATTTATATTTGCATAACCCTAGTTTTCAACGTTGAAACAGGAATCAAACTTAAAGTTTTGACTGGTCAGATTGTATGTACTTATAAAATTTAACTAAaaatttgcacaaaaaaaaagaaaaaaaaattccatcaaaCCCAACCGGGCAAGTCTAGGGATTAAAATATTGGTCCCAGCTGATTCcaatttggattggattgaatCTATCAAGCCGATTTGATTGGCCCGATCCACTTTTTGCCAATCCTACAGAAACTTGTCTAGTTGCCTGCCTTGAAGGCTAGGCCACAAAACAGTAAATAAGCATTAAATTTTGCTTAGTGCCATTATCAAGCTGCATGCTTATGGGCTCATGGGAGGGCTAGAAAACCCGTGAATCCTCCATTGTTAAGACATTCTTTACAGAAGTTGAAGATCATTACATCAGAGACCAAAAAACAATAAGGTACGAAACAAAAGATTTGGTTATTTCAATGTGGGAAGATCCAAAGAGGGTTAAAAAAATATCCTTTCACACAAAGTCACATGTGAAGTTACagtttgtggggggggggggatctatCATCTATGACCTCCATGAAAGAGTCAAAGGTCCAAAAGACAATACAAGCCACAACTAGGTGATAAGTTATAGCAGATCAATTATTAGCTCTAATGAATTatagggaacaagaaaacaggGATATATGGTTCCAGCCTTTCAGGGTAATAAGTAATGATAAAAATTCATTCATGTGTTCCGACAAAAGACCATCAAGGGCAGACCTTAAAGGGATACACATTGTGATAGCACACCGCCCATAAAccaacaaacacaaccaaaggGATATAATCTCTAATGTTTCCAATGAAGGGGACCTCATTTTTGTTCTTGGTTTTTCTATCTACAATCCTTCATGGTAACCCTTTTGACTGTTAGGAGGCTGATCTGTTAATTGACAATGTCAAATGCTAATTGACTGAAACTTCACTGTAAGGTACaagtttttttgaaaaatattagtGTCCTGTACATAAGAGAAGTATGTGCTTCAGAAGAGCAATTCAGGGATCTTGCAGAGGTTGTGGGAGGGTCCATTCCAAAAACTTCAAGCATCAAGTGAGCATACCTAGCCTCTTAGATGAAGGCACTAAGGACCTGAACAAATCAATGTAAAACTATAACTCTATAACTTGCTCACACATAATGAGGTCGGAGAGCTGTAAGTCTAGCTCAATTAATCACAGGCTTTGAGTCAGACACATCTGATGATGATACATAGGAGTTCTTCGGGTGTTGGAGGGTCCAAACCTGAAACCTTAAGACattaaatagagaaattgatgcGGGACAAATAACTGACAACATGGGAAAGATAACAAAGAGACCTCGCCTCATGTGGAGGGTGTAATCCAAAACCTTAAAGTGTTAAGTGGAGAGAACTCCTCAATAAAAtaaacttccatggaaaattctCCAACATATTTACTGTCCTTGCAAACAATTCATTTAAATTAAACCAAAAATTTCCATTTAATTAAACCAATTACAACACccatataaaacaaagcaaacttTGATGGAAAATCCACTCCCCTAATTCCCCCTCCCCAACCAATTACAACACCCATATTAAACAAAGTAAACTTTGATGGAAAATCCACTCCCCCATTTCCCCGacgagagaaataaattttaattgACAAATAATTTAATATTCATGAGCAGAATTGCTTGTTCTTCACTACCAAACCTTATCCCAATGGGGAATAAAAATCCCTTAAAGAGGATAGGATTCATGAGCAGAATGGCCTGATATtcattttattctctcttctctacaTCCCTTCTCCCCAGTTGTTCTAACTGAAATGGAAGATGATGTTTTCTCCAGCCCTGACTGACATTTTCTCCAGAGTATTAAATCATCCTGCTCCTGAATATCAAATTTCATGTTCATGGGCCAATTGGGTTTTCTCAATCCGTAGAGGTGGTCAATTTATCCAAAGCATCTGAGACATATCTCATTGAAGGTCTCCTATCAGGACTCGTCTGAACGCAAGCCAGAGCAATTTTCAGCGCTGCAACTATCtcttcttcccagctgccagaTTCTCCAGCCAAAAAAGGATCCAAGACATCTGAAAGTGGCTTCTTCTCCTCGATACATAGTTGTATCCACCGAACCAGATCCATTTCTGATGTGCCCACTTGAACCATTGGTGATCTTCCAGTGATCATTTCGAGTAAAATCACCCCATATGAGTAAACATCCCACTTCTGTGATGGCTTCACAATTTTCAGCGCTTCAGGAGCTTGATAACAAGATCCTGAACTTATGGTTGGACCAACTGTAATAACTTCAGATGCTGCACTCTGTTGTTGCCATGGTTTCTCCGAAGCTATCCGATTGGACTGCAGCGTAGGGGAAGCTCCAGCTATATTGGCGAGGCGCCCCAGTCCAAAATCAGCAATGTGAGGCTCCAGGTTCTGTCCGAGCAGTATATTGTTTGGCTTCAGATCGCCATGGACATACTTTTTGGGGCTAAATTCATGCAGATAAGCTAGACCTTTCGCTATTCCTCTCATGATTCTGAGTCTAACAGACCACCTAAGAGGTGTAAACGATGGCATCCCAGCCTTCCCTGAGAAGATTAAGAGCCCATAACATCAatgtaagaaacaaagaaaactaATATTCCAAGAAATGAAGGAGATTTGAAGTTGGGTTAACTTACCATGAATAGCAGAGGCAAGGTTGCCGTTGGGTACGAAATCATAGATGAGTAGCTTCTCATCCACAGACCAGTAATAGGCTCTAAGAGTTGCAATGTTGGGATGCCTGAGCTTCCCTATGGCTTCTACTTCAGTCTGAAATTCCTTAAACCTCTGAGAACCTCCTTCACCCAATCTCCTCACAGCTAAGGTAAGCCCATTTTCAAGCACTACTTTATACACAATCCCTATTCCACTCTTACCCAGAACAAAGGCAGATGCCTTCAGAAGCTCATCCAGATCGAATCCCAACTGCATATCCAATGGCACAAGATCATGCTGCTCCACAGTTTCTGATAGAGTCTCAGACTCATCTTTCCTAAAACAAAAACACTCTTTTCTCCCCACCTTTGATCCCTTCTCAAAATTACTACCGGAGTCATCCTTACCCTTACTACAATCACAGACTTTCCGGTAACAGTAAGTGAACAATACCCCAATGAAGCAAATGCCAACTATATTACTCGCCACAATTGCAATCACTGCACTCTTACTCAGGCCTCTGCTCTTCCCGCTCTTGTCAGAGCCATCGTCTGGAGTCAAAGAGGGGTAGTTAGTGGGGATGAAGGGGTACGAGGGAGGAGCAACGACACCGGCAGCGTCTGAACAGGGGTCCTTTAATGGTGGCCCACAGAGCCCTGGGTTCCCAATGAATGCCGTTGGTCCTCTGTTCACAAGAGCACCACTCTGAGGTATCGGCCCGCTTAGATTGTTGTAAGAAAGATCAATGTAAACCTTCTCCGGGAGATTCCCAAGGCTGGGTGGGATTGAACCACTGAACAAATTATGAGACAGATCAACAGTTCCTTGCAAGCTGGAAAGATTGCCCATATCGCTAGGAATGGAACCGTTCATTTTATTGGAAGAGAGATCCAATTTTTGCAGAGAAATCAGAGCAGTACCAAACCCAGATGGCAAAGAACCGGTCAAATTGTTTTTGCTGAGATCGAGATACTTCAATCTCTTGCATTGAATTAACGAAGAGGGTAGCGACCCATTCAAGAAGTTGTAAGACAAATCTAAGGTCTGAAGGTAACTGAGCTTGCCAACATCGGGAGGGATAGACCCAGATATGGCATTCCCAACAAGAACTAAACTTTGGAGTCCCTGCGCATCAAACAGGCCAGCGGGCAAGCTCCCATAGAACTTATTGTTCCTCAGATTGACATGCCGAAGCGCAGTGAGGGATCCAAGAGCAGAAGGAAGAAACCCAACAAGCTTCTTCTTAGGAATGCTAATAGAAAAAACTTTACCTTCATTGCATTGAATCCCATTCCATGAACAAGGGTCGTTATCAGAGGAGTTCCAGTTATCCAAGGACCTCTCTGGGTCATCCCCAACGGACTGTTTGAGTGACAAAAGAGCAACACCTTCCTCATTCAAAGAGCACACAAGAACAGCCGAgttgcagagaagaagaaacaaccaAACAAGAGCCAGAATCATTATTGCGAAGTCTGCAATCCGGAAATTGCAGAGTACTAAGTGTAGAAATGAGCGTGAACAAACCTTGAAAcgatgaaggaagaagagaggtttAGATTATAATTTTTCTGGAAGTTTTGACACCAACGAGGAGgtgtttggactttggactaCAGTTTGGAGAGAAGTGTTTCAGAATGGGAAAGCGTTCCAGCTTTGCAGAGGCTGAGCACTGGAAAGATTAGACTAAACATAAAATTCTCCACTGGGCCTGGCCCCCGGCCTCCATGGAGTAATAGACTAATCCAGTATCCAGTCAGCAATTTCTCGCGtttaattttggaaatttaTCGCGATATTTTGCAATCGTGCATCATATATGtggacttttttccttttattttttctgataaGGACTGGACTTGGTTCATAGATGACCTGTACGAATATGAAATCAAAAGAAGTGACTAAGAAAACTCTCTTTCCGAAGTGATAAAACGGATTATAATTAGATTATAAGCTATCATATATCAGTGGATCATAGTATTCAGTCGGAATTAGATCTAAATTGGGTATTAGTCAAGTCACTACCTTGCATTGAAaatattcaattatttattgACATTGCTTGAACTCGACATTTTTAATAATCAATCAAACTAATTTCGTCTATCATTTTAAGATGAATCTAACAATGCATGCCAACTTTTGAGATTAAGCACTGAACATGTTATTCTaactcttttatatatatatatatatatatatgtagagagatagagatagataGAGGATGATGTGGTAAGATGAGCCACATCAGCCAACAAATTCAtaccaagaaagaaaaggatgGTAATTGTACTTGTACAGGTCATCGCCCTTAGTAAAATCTCGTGAGAAGTATGAAGTTCAAACATTAAATATTGAAAGCAACCTGAGAAAATTGGAAGTAGCTGGTAAATTGAGACATGTGactttgtgagtgagtgagacACACCGTCACAGAAGTTGGTTTGCCTTTTTGTCAAGAGTGGCTCCCCTCAAAAGCCTGAAATGTAAAAGGTGTGTGAAGTGTGAACCCTACTGCTTCGGATGCTGTGCAGTGTAATGGTGGAGAAGAGCTGCTTCGCTGCTCTTTTTGATTAAACTAAAGTAAATACAagtaaattattattaattagttAAACAAAATCCAGAGCTTGACCGCTGCCCGCAGGTTAGTCGTTTCCTTCCAATAGTTCTGGTCCCAGCCAGTTGGGTGTGTGGATTGAAGAGCTGCACATAAGGCGAGGCCAGCGTGAGAGACGAGAGCTTGACTCCATGTGAGTGAGGATCGCGTTCCAGACCAAGGTCGGAATCGGAATCGGGATCAACTGGAATATGGATTCGATCTGTCCGGGATCTGATAGGAATCATCCGGAATTGGTCCACGAAATGCAACACGAATCGAACGTTTTAAAACCCGGATTGGCAATCCACCACTCCCTTACCACATCAATAAAAGCTTTTCCAAAGGTTGAGACACCTCTCTGCTTTTACAACCCATAATTGAAAGTAAACTTTCTCTACAAGATGAGACAAATGGTGAATGGGGGTGTTGGACCCTTTACCATATCATAGTAGAGATTTCGAGAGTACACGCCACTTTACTTTTGGTGCGTGCAACGTGTTTTGATTTGTATGAAATGTTTTTTAGTCCGTTTGATCTTGGTCAACAGGTCATAAGCtaatctggttttttttttttttggtaaaaactaaCTAATCTGGTTCATACATTAGACTCTTGAAAGGTAAAAGAACAAGTGAGGATCCGCCCAACTAATTGAATGGCTGGATAATAGTAGGAAACCAATGAAATGATCGGCATGACCCACTTCAAAACTATTAGGGACATGGTTCATTCAATTGGTAGATTATTTGTCTACAATCGGCATCAAGGTAATCAGGGTAATTGAATTATTATCGGATGAACAATCATCGAATCACTACCTTGCACCATGAACAATTGATAATTATTGATCAAAATTTGAGTCTTTTTTAATTAAGTATTTCAAATTTACgatgaaatttttgaaaattgaccCGCAATTTGTTCTTATACATAGATGAACCGTGTctaattcattaattttgaCACATTTAATAATTTACCAATGCGAACCAACTTTTGACACCTGTAATAAATATCttattgataccaataccgGCGGCGGATTGGAGATACCAATAGCTTGaacaatgatgatgagaattgagaatgggctgttttttttgttagaagtTAGGTAGTTGCTTgcgtttttttggtttttgttggaCCAAATTCCAATTTCAGCGTGATCAGTGGCGATGTTAAGTGCGGGGAAGAGCCGTTTGTGGTGGGGACTGGGTCCTGACTCCTGAGTGGGGTAGTAGAGACTATAGAAACCACTCCAACTTGGACCACCACACTACTCTGACTTGGACCCATAGGGTTTACATCCCCTCCCCCACCCTTTTTTCCAATACTCTTTCTAATCACTACCATAAGAAAAAAGAGTCGAAGAGTCTCAagactaccctttttttttttttgaataaaaagacATCAAATTCGTCCGCAAATTGATGGTACTTATATGTAGGGTTGTCAACCGGTCCGCACTGATTGGCCTCTTTGGTCTGCTGCTCTATAGTTCAGCACATGGTAAGTCCAATTCTAATGACCTAAAAACTAGAAAATACTCCCTAAAAGGATTGTGTTTTCCTTGTTCTGTAGAGAAAGGAAGAATTTCCTCCATAGATTGAATTGATTGTATTTGatgggtttttgtttttaaaaaaaaaaagttataccATTTTATCCTCAATATGAtctagtatttttttattttttattttttggtaaaaatataTGATCTAGTAACAAAAATACTGATACATATCGACCGATATGATACTGATACGTTCAAccatagtttcttcatctatgGCAATATAATAATGAAATTGGGTTCTACATGACCATGTCATCATTAACACCCACCCATGGAAAATACCCTTTCCCCTGCTATTCAAAGGATCAATTTCCCCGTGGTTCCCTAATACTTAACTATCTTTGACCTTCTAAAACATTTCCTTCCATTAATCCCATTGTGACATATGGGGGTAAGAATGGAtgagaaaattttcttctatCTTATCTTTGGTAATAGATTGTCAAATTACATCTCTTATCCGTTCCTGTAgcgtaaagaagaagaaaaagattaagaaaaagaagaagaagtcaatCACCCCTCAATGTAACTTAAATTGTGGGATTGAAAGTTCATTGGTTACTTCTTTAGAGGAGCTTGTAAAATCTTTGACAAATATTATATAAACTAAATACACATATTGAATTATCATTCTCTTCCCCTGAATTTTGGGGAAATATCAAGATCCTCATggttttttaattaattcattcTCTTCCCCTAAAATTAAGGGAGTCTATCAACCGTTCTTGGGTATCAAATATTGCTGTCAAGtgattgttctttttttataataCCCGAAATACCCCCATCCCTTTAGACAATGC is a window from the Macadamia integrifolia cultivar HAES 741 chromosome 5, SCU_Mint_v3, whole genome shotgun sequence genome containing:
- the LOC122078201 gene encoding auxin-responsive protein IAA34-like; protein product: MDYINMMSWPDLSSCARIMNLELPMTTPGGCNYEIEGVQSKERWAYVKVNMEGVVVGRKVCMLDHCSYSSLALQLEDMFGGHCVSGLQLFKAASEFLVLYKDINENWRTVGDVTWKEFVNCVRRLRIARKDEAIFPFSASLLS
- the LOC122078486 gene encoding receptor protein kinase-like protein ZAR1 — protein: MILALVWLFLLLCNSAVLVCSLNEEGVALLSLKQSVGDDPERSLDNWNSSDNDPCSWNGIQCNEGKVFSISIPKKKLVGFLPSALGSLTALRHVNLRNNKFYGSLPAGLFDAQGLQSLVLVGNAISGSIPPDVGKLSYLQTLDLSYNFLNGSLPSSLIQCKRLKYLDLSKNNLTGSLPSGFGTALISLQKLDLSSNKMNGSIPSDMGNLSSLQGTVDLSHNLFSGSIPPSLGNLPEKVYIDLSYNNLSGPIPQSGALVNRGPTAFIGNPGLCGPPLKDPCSDAAGVVAPPSYPFIPTNYPSLTPDDGSDKSGKSRGLSKSAVIAIVASNIVGICFIGVLFTYCYRKVCDCSKGKDDSGSNFEKGSKVGRKECFCFRKDESETLSETVEQHDLVPLDMQLGFDLDELLKASAFVLGKSGIGIVYKVVLENGLTLAVRRLGEGGSQRFKEFQTEVEAIGKLRHPNIATLRAYYWSVDEKLLIYDFVPNGNLASAIHGKAGMPSFTPLRWSVRLRIMRGIAKGLAYLHEFSPKKYVHGDLKPNNILLGQNLEPHIADFGLGRLANIAGASPTLQSNRIASEKPWQQQSAASEVITVGPTISSGSCYQAPEALKIVKPSQKWDVYSYGVILLEMITGRSPMVQVGTSEMDLVRWIQLCIEEKKPLSDVLDPFLAGESGSWEEEIVAALKIALACVQTSPDRRPSMRYVSDALDKLTTSTD